The following DNA comes from Mycolicibacterium aromaticivorans JS19b1 = JCM 16368.
GTGGGCGGCTGCCAAGGCGTTGACACTGTTCGTCACGGCTGCAGCGGCGTTTCGCTTCACCCAACGTCGTGCGATCGCGGAGTTCACCCCGTTCGATTGGGTCACCGCAGTCGCAATCGGCGCAGTCGTGGGCCGGACCGCTACCGCGCCCGACACCGCATGGCTGACCGGAGCCGCGGCGCTGGCGACGTTGATCGCGGCGCATGCAGCGGTCGTCCGGATGCGGTTCGTCCCGGCCTTGAGGCGCATTGTGGATCCGCCGCTCCGCGTGCTCATCCGCGATGGCGAGGTCGACGAGCGAAACCTGCGGCGCAGCGGGCTGACTCGCGCCGACCTCGACGCGGTGCTGCGACAGCACGGCCATCTCAGCCCGCGGCACGTTCATCTGGCACTGTTCGAAGAGAAGGGTGTGGTGTCGGTGCTGGCCGCGAAGGATGAGTGACGAGCGTGGCCGGAACATCGACGAAGAGGGGCCCTCCGAAGCCGTCACGGTGCCACAGCTGCGGGTGTTGGTGATGATCGACACCCAGGGCCCGCTGAACCTTGCTTCAGTCGCCGCGGCGCTGGACATCAGCCCGTCGAACGCCAGTCGGATCTGCGATCGGCTGATCAAAGCCGGCTTCCTGCACCGGCAGGACTCCGCGGCGGACCGGCGCAACATATCGCTGGCGCTCACGACCGAGGGAAGGCAACTGGTCCGCAAAATGAACCGGCACCGCCGGCGCGCCATTACCCGGGCGCTGCGTGCGATGAGCGCCACGGAGCGGCAGTCGGTGGTCAACGCAATGGACACCTTCGCGGTCGCGGCCGGTGAACCGGCCGACGATGCCGGGCTCAGCTTGGTGTGGCCGCCGGGCTGACACGAACCGATTTGTTACCGGTCCGCGCTCTTGGGTCCACATCAGACGTGAGAACGTAGACCTCTATGCAATCGCACAGCTTCGTCACCTATGAGGAATTCGGGCGCCGGTTCTTCGAAATCGCGGTGACCGAGGAGCGGGTGGCTGCCGCGTTCGCCGAGATCGCCGGCGGCGAATTCGAAATGGGCCCGATGGCCCAGGGGCCTGGTGGCCTGGCCAAGGTCACCGCCAAGGTGAGAATCCAACAGCCGACCGCGCGGCGCAGCGTGGGCGACACCATCACCTTCAACGTGCGCATCCCGCTGGTGATCGAGCTGATCGTGGACCTGAGGGTCGACAAGCAGCGGTTCAAGGTTGATGGCGATATCGCGCTGCGGGCGACTGCCCGCGCGGCCGAACCGCTCACCCTGGTCATCGACGTCGCGAAGCCGAGGCCCTCTGACATCGCCGTGCATGTGACCTCGAAATCGGTGCGCGGCGAGATCCTGCGGATCGTGGCAGGCGTCGACACCGAGATCCGTCGCTTTGTCGCGGCATACGTCGCGGACGAGATCGACAGCCCGGCCTCGCAGCAGGCAAAGGTCATCGACGTCGAAGAGGCTGTTGCCTCAGCCTGGGACTGAGGAGACGGCAGTGCGATTCGTCCTCGTCCACGGCGGCTTTCACGCGGGCTGGTGCTGGGAGCGGACCGTCGCCGAATTGAACCGACTTGGCCACGAGGCGGAGGCGGTCGATCTGCCGGGGCACGGCACCCGCGTCGACGACCCGCTGACCGAGTGGACCATTCCGTGTCGCCGTGACGCGATCCTCGCGGCGATCCGTCCCGGCGACGTGCTGGTGGGCCATTCCGGCGGCGGTTTCGATGCGACAGTGGCGGCCGATGCCGCCGTTGAGGCCGTCAGTCACATCGTCTATCTGGCCGCAGCGCTGCCCCGGGAAGGTCGTAGCTATCCCGAGGCGATGGCGATGCGCAACACCGAAGACGGTGAATTCGACGGCGATGTCGGGGAGATGCTCGGCTATCTGCACTTCGACGACGAGGGGGCGATGACCTTCGCCGACTTCGGCGGTGCATGGCGCTACTTCTACCATGACTGCGACGAGACAACCGCCCGGTGGGCGTTCGACCGGCTGGGTCCGGAGAAATTCGGAGCGGTCAACGACACTCGGGTGTCGCTGCCCCGATTCTGGGCTGCCGAGCTGCCACGCAGCTTCATCCGCTGCACCGAGGACCGGTCGATGCCCCGGTGGCTGGCCGACAGCGTTAGCGAGCGACTCGGGGTTGAGCAGCTGACCATCGAAGCGTCGCATTCGCCGTTCCTGAGCCGCCCGGCCGAGCTGGCCGAGTTGCTGGTCCACGCGACCACCACCCGTCCGATCGGCCCGCTACAGCCGGATTGACGGCGTCTGAACGAAATCTTGCGTAAAGCGGGTAACCCCATGCGATGAACGGGTTGAGTGGACGGCGATGACCGCCGTCGACGTCGAGCCCGAAGCTCCGCAGCGCGATCCGGATCCGCACACCAACCGGCTCGCGCTGATACGACGCATCGCCATTGTAATCTGGCTCGCCGGCATCGTATCGTGGACTGCCACAAACGGTTTGGCGCTCAATCGTGAACTCGTGCTGCTCTACGTGTGTTCCGGGCTGCTGGCCGCCAGCATCGGTAGGCGCCGGGTGTTGCTGATCGTGCGGGACTGGTTGCCCTTCGCCGCCGTGCTGATCGTCTACGACCTGAGCAGGGGAGCGGCCGGGCTGATCGGCACCCCCACCCAGTGGGTGTGGCAGCCGGAGGTGGATCGCCGGATGTTCGGCGTGGTGCCCACCGTGTGGCTTCAGGAACACCTCAAGATGCCGTCCCCGCCCTGGTGGGAGGTGGTGATCAGCACGGTGTACATGTCGTTCTTCATCCTCCCGTACGTGGTGGCGGGTGTGTTGTGGTTGCGCGACCGGGCGGAGTGGAAGGCGTTCGTCCGTCGTTTTCTGGCGCTCTCGTTCGCGGCGCTGGCCATCTATGCGGTGCTGCCCGCCGCGCCGCCCTGGGCGGCCGCCCGCTGCGAGCCGGCCGACGTCGCAGGCGGTCCGTCCGCACCGCCATGCATGTTCGGCCCGGTGCCGCGTGCCGACGGCGGGCTGCTGGGGCCGGTGACCACCCAGCACCCGGGAGCCAACGACGTCGTGGAACGGATCTCCAGCCGAGGGTTTGGGATGCTTCATCTGGACGTGGCCCGCGCCCTGCTCGACGAGGGTCAGGCCAGCGTGAACCTGGTCGCGGCCATTCCGTCGCTGCACGCCGGCCTGTCGGCGATGATCGCGGCATTCCTGTGGGGACGGGTCGCACGGCGCTGGCGGCCGCTGCTGGCCGGCTACGTGATGATCATGGCGTTCACGTTGGTGTACGCGGCTGAGCACTACGTCATCGATCTGCTACTCGGGTGGTCGCTGGCCGCGGTGACGGTGCTCGTGGTCCGGCGTTACGAACGCCGCCGGCTGGCTGCGGCGGGACCGGCCGGTGAAATTGAGTGGCCGACCGACAGCGCTGAGCTGGGTGAGAACGTCCTCGACGCGTGCCCTGGGCACCTCGGCCCGCCACTGCGGGAGGCTACTGGTCAGTTGTAATGAGCTGGGCCCCAACGACAGACTGGTCAGAGTCAGGCCACTCGCCAGTTCCGGGAGCCGGACCGGGTATGACGGCAACCGCGTCGGCAACGCCCACCGACGCCGAGTGGTGCGCAGCGCCCGCGGGTGCAACCACAACGTGGAGCCGTCCAACTCCACATCCACCTCCACACTGCCGAGCCGGGGGTGGCGAGTCCAGCGCAACCGCGCGATGCCGTCGTCGTCGACATGGCCCGACAATCTGGGCAGCGACTCCGAGAACACCGCGTTGAGCGCCTGGGTGGAGACGACCATGGTCACCTCCACCGGGGCGGCCACCAGCACCGGTGGGACGCCCGGCTTCAAGTGCACATTGTGCAGAACCATCGAGGCGCCCTCGAAATGATGCTTGCCCCAACGGATGTCGGTAGCGGTGATCCGGACGTCGTTCAGCTGGCCGACGGCAAGCCCACGAACGTCGAGGCGCGAGTTGAATTCGGTGACGGTCAGCGTGACGTCCCCGCCGTCGAGGCGCACGGTCATCGTGCGCCCGACCACCAGCCGCTTGACGGTCATGAACAGCGTGCGATACGCCATCGCCGCCCCGGTGCTCACCGGGAAGGTCGCCGCCGACGACCAGACCGAAGACAGCAGACCCAGCGAACGTGCCATAGGGCTACCCATCCTGCTCGGTCGGCACGGGGCGGCGCAACACCGCCAGTCCTGAGTTTGTATTCGCCGGGTGAGGGTATAACTGGCCCGATGACGTCCGTGGTGGTGGTGGGAAGCGGCTTCACCGGGTTCGAGTGCGCACGGCGACTGCAGCATCGTTTGCGCCGGCAGCACACGGATGTGCAGATCACCCTCATTTCGCCGATCGACTACATGCTTTACACACCGCTGCTGCCCGACGTCGCAGGCGGTCTTGTCGACGCGCGGTTCGTCTCCATCCCGCTGGCCGGCACGCTTGACGGGGTTCGGGTGATCCGCGGCCGCGTCGACACAGCGGACCTGACGGCGCACACACTCGGCTACACCGACCCCGAGGGTCGAACCCACGAACTTGCCTGGGATCGCCTGGTGCTGACGCCCGGCTCGGTGACCCGGCTCTTCGACATTCCCGGCCTGGCCACCTACGCCCGCGGTCTCAAATCGATCGCCGAAGCCCTCTACCTGCGTGACCATTTCCTGGAGCAGCTCGAACTGGCCGGTCTCGACTCCGACCCCTCGGTGGCCGCGGGACGACGCACGGTCGTCGTGGTGGGCGCGTCGTATTCGGGCACCGAACTGGTGGTCCAGCTGCGGGCGCTGGCCGACGCCGCGGCCCGTCAGATGGGATTCGACCCGCAATCGGTGCGCTTCGTCCTGCTGGACCTCGCCGAACAGGTGATGCCCGAGGTGGGCGCGAAACTCGGCAAAGCCGCTCGGGAGGTTCTGCGTGATCGCGGCGTCGACGTCAGGCTGGGCCTGACGTTGAAGGAAGTGCAGGCCAATCACGTTGTGCTCAGTGATGATTCGCGGATAGACACCCGGACGGTGGCCTGGGTGACGGGGGTGACCGCCGCACCGCTGATCGAGACGCTCGGCCTGCCGACTGAGAAAGGTCGGCTGAAGGTCGGGGCGGACCTGCGGGTGCCCGGCCATCCCGACGTGTTCGCCGCCGGCGACGCCGCCGCCGTCCCCGACCTGACCCAGCCCGGTACCATCACCCCGCCCACCGCCCAGCATGCGGTACGGCAGGGAAAGGCGTTGGCGCGCAACGTTGCCGCCAGCCTGGGATTCGGCACCTCCAAGGACTACCGGCACCGCAACATGGGTCTGGTCGTGGACCTCGGCCCACGCAAGGCCGTGGCCAACCCGCTCAACATCCAGGTCTCCGGCCTGCCCGCCAAAGCTGTCACCCGCGCTTATCACCTGTATGCGATCCCGCGCGGAGTCAACCGATGGGCGGTCGCGCTGGCCTACCTCACCGACCTGATCTTCCCGAGAACGCTGGTGTCGATGGGACTTGCCAGCCAGGAAGACGCCCAATTCTCGACCAGCGAGGGCATTCCGATGCTCAAGGCCGATTGACTACAGATCCAGCGTCAGGTGGCCGCCGTCGGGCGCGCGTGACACGCACGTCAGCATCATTCCCTCGGCTCGCTCGGGTTGAGTGAGAAGCGTATCCCGATGCTGCACAACGCCGTTGACGACGCGGGTGCGGCAGGTGCCGCAGAATCCCTGCTGGCAGGAGTACGGCGCCGGCACGTGCTCGCGCTGCAGCGCCGACAGCAACGTCTCCTCGGGCCGCACCGCCACCGTGACACCTGTCGAGGCCACCGTCGCGGTGAACGTCGTGCCGTCGACCACCGGTGGGGCGGCGAACCGCTCGAAGTGCAGTTCGACGTTGTCGCGGCCGGTCAGCTCTTTCCGGATGGCGGTGAG
Coding sequences within:
- a CDS encoding DUF421 domain-containing protein codes for the protein MNGWEHALIGDWHQAPWAAAKALTLFVTAAAAFRFTQRRAIAEFTPFDWVTAVAIGAVVGRTATAPDTAWLTGAAALATLIAAHAAVVRMRFVPALRRIVDPPLRVLIRDGEVDERNLRRSGLTRADLDAVLRQHGHLSPRHVHLALFEEKGVVSVLAAKDE
- a CDS encoding MarR family transcriptional regulator, with the protein product MSDERGRNIDEEGPSEAVTVPQLRVLVMIDTQGPLNLASVAAALDISPSNASRICDRLIKAGFLHRQDSAADRRNISLALTTEGRQLVRKMNRHRRRAITRALRAMSATERQSVVNAMDTFAVAAGEPADDAGLSLVWPPG
- a CDS encoding alpha/beta fold hydrolase; this encodes MRFVLVHGGFHAGWCWERTVAELNRLGHEAEAVDLPGHGTRVDDPLTEWTIPCRRDAILAAIRPGDVLVGHSGGGFDATVAADAAVEAVSHIVYLAAALPREGRSYPEAMAMRNTEDGEFDGDVGEMLGYLHFDDEGAMTFADFGGAWRYFYHDCDETTARWAFDRLGPEKFGAVNDTRVSLPRFWAAELPRSFIRCTEDRSMPRWLADSVSERLGVEQLTIEASHSPFLSRPAELAELLVHATTTRPIGPLQPD
- a CDS encoding phosphatase PAP2 family protein, producing the protein MTAVDVEPEAPQRDPDPHTNRLALIRRIAIVIWLAGIVSWTATNGLALNRELVLLYVCSGLLAASIGRRRVLLIVRDWLPFAAVLIVYDLSRGAAGLIGTPTQWVWQPEVDRRMFGVVPTVWLQEHLKMPSPPWWEVVISTVYMSFFILPYVVAGVLWLRDRAEWKAFVRRFLALSFAALAIYAVLPAAPPWAAARCEPADVAGGPSAPPCMFGPVPRADGGLLGPVTTQHPGANDVVERISSRGFGMLHLDVARALLDEGQASVNLVAAIPSLHAGLSAMIAAFLWGRVARRWRPLLAGYVMIMAFTLVYAAEHYVIDLLLGWSLAAVTVLVVRRYERRRLAAAGPAGEIEWPTDSAELGENVLDACPGHLGPPLREATGQL
- a CDS encoding NAD(P)/FAD-dependent oxidoreductase, with the protein product MTSVVVVGSGFTGFECARRLQHRLRRQHTDVQITLISPIDYMLYTPLLPDVAGGLVDARFVSIPLAGTLDGVRVIRGRVDTADLTAHTLGYTDPEGRTHELAWDRLVLTPGSVTRLFDIPGLATYARGLKSIAEALYLRDHFLEQLELAGLDSDPSVAAGRRTVVVVGASYSGTELVVQLRALADAAARQMGFDPQSVRFVLLDLAEQVMPEVGAKLGKAAREVLRDRGVDVRLGLTLKEVQANHVVLSDDSRIDTRTVAWVTGVTAAPLIETLGLPTEKGRLKVGADLRVPGHPDVFAAGDAAAVPDLTQPGTITPPTAQHAVRQGKALARNVAASLGFGTSKDYRHRNMGLVVDLGPRKAVANPLNIQVSGLPAKAVTRAYHLYAIPRGVNRWAVALAYLTDLIFPRTLVSMGLASQEDAQFSTSEGIPMLKAD